In Spirochaetaceae bacterium, one genomic interval encodes:
- a CDS encoding DUF445 family protein — translation MQTIILNWVLPLVWGGAIGYLTNALAIRMLFRPLTRKHLFGIPVPLTPGIIPRRRGELARSIGRMVSRELLSAETLRERLESETFGRMLEAQFRTLREAFARKPLADLAAAVGGGRGGGEPAAGRTGAPIDWPHLVRRVLEQMLRRLVGSRAFIYGVRSLVERLVDDLGARRLRDLVTADQLTRLVAGGVLPALTGSAVRTQVAAAVRRWLRRRREQNTPLNRFLTPDTVDLLAELLQRNLPALLEALFTWLRGPDMRRQLEVRGRALLRDILDKLNVMQRMFVTVGQYDESLRERMPEIVADVIAQAEAATGTPAVQEQIVAAARSALNRWGERGVRELTGDTAEQLDALVDHLVRRVFDALAGDGPGSGQSPVVRAVEGWYRKQEHASVAELAARHLGVQPAAVADALSNLLLAALARPETAGRLAEQIPAMVSGALGDAADAGSATVQDVVSVAPDTAQELDRFLARRSVAFLSDRLPSLLATVDVEAMVVARIDSLDPRSVEQLLLTVMERHLKWVKLFGAVIGAAIGVLMIVLQAVGPAAV, via the coding sequence GTGCAGACAATCATTCTCAACTGGGTGCTGCCGCTGGTGTGGGGCGGCGCGATCGGCTACCTGACCAACGCGCTGGCGATCCGCATGCTGTTTCGCCCGTTGACGCGGAAGCACCTGTTCGGCATTCCGGTGCCGCTGACGCCGGGCATCATACCGCGCCGCCGCGGAGAGTTGGCGCGCAGCATCGGCCGCATGGTGTCGCGCGAACTGCTGTCCGCCGAGACGCTGCGCGAGCGGCTCGAATCGGAGACGTTCGGTCGCATGCTGGAGGCGCAGTTCCGCACCTTGCGCGAGGCGTTCGCGCGCAAGCCGCTGGCCGACCTGGCGGCGGCGGTCGGCGGCGGGCGCGGCGGCGGGGAGCCGGCCGCGGGGCGGACCGGCGCCCCGATCGACTGGCCGCACCTGGTGCGGCGGGTCCTCGAACAGATGCTGCGCCGGCTGGTCGGCTCGCGCGCGTTCATCTACGGGGTGCGCTCCCTGGTGGAGCGGCTGGTCGACGACCTCGGCGCGCGCCGGCTGCGCGACCTGGTAACCGCCGACCAACTCACCCGGCTGGTGGCCGGCGGCGTGCTGCCGGCGCTGACCGGGAGCGCGGTTCGCACGCAGGTGGCTGCCGCGGTGCGGCGGTGGCTGCGCCGCCGCCGGGAACAGAACACGCCGCTGAACCGGTTCCTTACTCCCGACACCGTCGACCTGCTGGCCGAACTGTTGCAGCGCAACCTGCCGGCGCTGCTGGAGGCGCTGTTCACCTGGTTGCGCGGTCCCGACATGAGGCGCCAACTCGAAGTGCGCGGCCGTGCCCTGCTGCGTGACATTCTCGACAAGCTCAACGTGATGCAGAGGATGTTCGTGACCGTCGGGCAGTACGACGAGAGTCTCCGTGAGCGCATGCCCGAAATCGTCGCAGACGTGATCGCCCAGGCCGAGGCGGCGACCGGCACGCCCGCGGTGCAGGAGCAGATCGTGGCGGCGGCGCGCAGCGCCCTGAACCGGTGGGGAGAGCGCGGCGTGCGCGAGTTGACGGGAGACACCGCCGAGCAGCTCGACGCGCTGGTCGATCACCTGGTGCGCCGCGTGTTCGACGCGCTGGCCGGCGACGGGCCGGGCTCGGGTCAATCGCCGGTGGTGCGCGCGGTCGAGGGCTGGTACCGCAAGCAGGAGCACGCATCGGTGGCCGAGCTGGCGGCGCGCCACCTCGGCGTGCAGCCGGCGGCGGTGGCGGATGCCCTGTCCAACCTGTTGCTGGCGGCACTGGCCAGGCCGGAGACCGCCGGCCGGCTGGCCGAGCAGATTCCCGCCATGGTCAGCGGCGCGCTCGGCGACGCCGCCGACGCCGGTTCCGCGACCGTGCAGGACGTGGTGTCGGTCGCACCGGACACCGCCCAGGAACTGGACCGGTTCCTGGCCCGGCGCAGCGTTGCGTTCCTGTCCGACCGGCTGCCGTCGCTGCTGGCCACGGTGGACGTCGAAGCGATGGTGGTGGCCAGGATCGACTCACTTGATCCGCGCTCGGTGGAGCAGCTCCTGCTCACCGTCATGGAGCGCCACCTGAAGTGGGTGAAGCTGTTCGGGGCGGTAATCGGGGCGGCGATCGGGGTGCTGATGATCGTCCTGCAGGCGGTCGGCCCGGCGGCGGTGTAG
- a CDS encoding SH3 domain-containing protein, with protein MSTGYKSWLHRVRCARRRAGAAGVLAAVALAAALTGCQKQESSAGHLVLPATSVISTSEQRAIIAADSLRVRAQPSVRAEVLSHFRRGEVVEVVRRGEFEERVAGNVDHWFEVTHQGVRGWVFGSHLEMVTPGTAAAEVEALVRAVRAAGN; from the coding sequence ATGTCGACCGGTTACAAGAGTTGGCTGCACCGCGTCCGGTGCGCGCGGCGCCGGGCCGGCGCCGCGGGGGTGCTGGCCGCGGTGGCACTGGCCGCCGCGTTGACCGGTTGCCAGAAGCAGGAGTCCTCCGCAGGGCACCTGGTGTTGCCCGCAACGTCGGTCATCTCCACCAGCGAGCAGCGCGCAATCATCGCGGCCGACTCGCTGCGTGTGCGCGCCCAGCCGTCGGTGCGGGCGGAGGTGTTGTCGCACTTCCGGCGCGGCGAGGTGGTGGAGGTGGTGCGGCGCGGCGAATTCGAGGAGCGGGTCGCCGGCAACGTCGACCATTGGTTCGAAGTAACCCATCAGGGCGTGCGCGGCTGGGTGTTCGGCTCCCACCTGGAGATGGTGACCCCCGGCACCGCCGCGGCAGAGGTGGAGGCCCTGGTGCGCGCCGTTCGCGCCGCGGGCAACTGA
- the uvrB gene encoding excinuclease ABC subunit UvrB, with the protein MPAFEVVSDFSPAGDQGPAIAALSKGLASGHRYQTLKGVTGSGKTFSMAKIIEAAQVPALVMSHNKTLAAQLYREFKDFLPHNAVEYFVSYYDYYQPEAYVASRDLYIEKDASINEEIERLRLGATTALMERRDVVVVATVSCIYGLGSPEDYRDMRVELQLGMEIEPRRLMRRLVSLQYSRNDALLMRAGFRSRGEVLELLPPHAKEGLRIEFFGDEIERLRRIDPLTGDTLAELEFAAVYPAKHFVTPEERVERAVQAIRAELTERHEELLAQGKLVEAQRLMTRCEYDLEMLAEIGYCSGVENYSRHLSGRQAGERPAVLLDFFPQDFLVFIDESHVTVPQIGAMYEGDRSRKQALVDHGFRLPSALDNRPLTFGEFEALMERVVYVSATPAAEELRTSAQVVEQIIRPTGLLDPQIEVRHSAGQIEDLYGQIRERTRRGERTLVTTLTKRMAEDLSDYLADIGVRCRFLHSEVDTFERVEILRDLRAGQFDVLVGVNLLREGLDLPEVSLIAILDADKIGFLRSTTSLIQIIGRAARNVNGRVVMYADRESESMRDAIAETARRRAIQLAYNVEHGITPTTISKAVQDLLVRKTEEKRSAEKLDIEVVKQRFNVLVPKERRSLIRTLEKEMLELAKDLEYERAAVVRDEIEKLRELEGAQPAGSAAALR; encoded by the coding sequence ATGCCAGCATTCGAGGTTGTATCCGATTTCAGTCCGGCCGGCGACCAGGGACCGGCCATCGCCGCCCTGAGCAAGGGGCTGGCGTCCGGCCATCGCTACCAGACCCTGAAGGGAGTAACCGGCTCCGGCAAGACGTTCTCGATGGCCAAGATCATTGAGGCGGCGCAGGTGCCGGCGCTGGTCATGTCGCACAACAAGACCCTCGCGGCGCAACTGTACCGCGAGTTCAAGGACTTTCTGCCGCACAATGCGGTCGAGTACTTCGTCTCCTACTACGACTACTACCAGCCGGAGGCGTACGTGGCGAGCCGCGACCTCTACATCGAGAAGGACGCTTCCATCAACGAAGAGATCGAACGCCTGCGGCTGGGGGCGACCACGGCCCTGATGGAGCGCCGCGACGTCGTGGTGGTGGCGACGGTGTCGTGCATCTACGGCCTCGGCAGCCCCGAGGACTACCGCGACATGCGGGTCGAGCTGCAACTCGGCATGGAGATAGAGCCGCGCCGCCTGATGCGCCGGCTGGTGTCTCTGCAGTATTCACGCAACGACGCACTGCTGATGCGGGCCGGTTTCCGCAGCCGCGGCGAGGTGCTGGAGCTGCTGCCGCCGCACGCCAAGGAGGGGTTGCGGATCGAATTCTTCGGCGACGAGATCGAACGCCTGCGCCGCATCGACCCGCTCACCGGCGACACCCTGGCCGAGCTCGAGTTCGCGGCGGTGTATCCGGCCAAGCACTTCGTCACCCCGGAGGAGCGCGTCGAGCGCGCGGTGCAGGCGATTCGCGCCGAACTGACGGAGCGGCACGAAGAGCTGTTGGCGCAGGGCAAGCTGGTGGAGGCGCAGCGGCTGATGACCCGCTGCGAGTACGACCTGGAGATGCTGGCCGAGATCGGCTACTGCAGCGGCGTCGAGAACTACTCGCGCCACCTGAGCGGCAGGCAGGCCGGCGAACGTCCGGCGGTTCTGCTCGACTTCTTCCCGCAGGACTTCCTGGTATTCATCGACGAGTCGCACGTTACCGTGCCGCAGATCGGCGCCATGTACGAGGGCGACCGCTCGCGCAAGCAGGCGCTGGTGGACCACGGTTTTCGGCTGCCGTCGGCCCTGGACAACCGGCCGCTTACCTTCGGCGAGTTCGAGGCGCTGATGGAGCGGGTCGTGTACGTGTCGGCCACGCCCGCGGCGGAGGAACTGCGCACCTCGGCGCAGGTGGTGGAGCAGATCATCAGGCCGACGGGGTTGCTCGATCCACAGATCGAGGTACGCCACTCGGCCGGCCAGATCGAGGACCTGTACGGGCAGATCCGCGAGCGCACCAGGCGCGGCGAACGCACCCTGGTCACCACCCTGACCAAACGCATGGCCGAGGACCTGTCCGACTATCTCGCCGACATCGGCGTGCGCTGCCGCTTTCTGCACTCCGAGGTGGACACCTTCGAGCGGGTGGAGATTCTGCGCGACCTGCGCGCCGGCCAATTCGACGTGCTGGTGGGCGTGAACCTGCTGCGCGAGGGTCTCGATTTGCCGGAGGTGTCGCTGATCGCGATCCTCGATGCCGACAAGATCGGCTTCCTGCGTTCGACCACGTCGCTGATCCAGATCATCGGGCGCGCCGCCCGCAACGTGAATGGACGGGTCGTGATGTACGCCGACCGGGAGTCGGAGTCGATGCGCGACGCGATTGCCGAGACCGCGCGGCGCCGGGCGATCCAGTTGGCGTACAATGTCGAGCACGGCATCACGCCGACCACGATCAGCAAGGCGGTGCAGGATCTGCTGGTACGCAAGACCGAGGAGAAGAGGTCCGCGGAGAAGCTCGATATCGAAGTGGTCAAGCAGCGCTTCAACGTGCTGGTGCCGAAGGAGCGCCGGTCGCTGATCCGGACGCTGGAAAAAGAGATGCTGGAGCTGGCCAAGGACCTGGAATATGAGCGCGCGGCAGTGGTGCGCGACGAGATCGAGAAGCTGCGGGAGCTGGAGGGCGCGCAGCCGGCCGGTTCGGCGGCGGCCCTGCGCTAG
- a CDS encoding trypsin-like peptidase domain-containing protein encodes MGSHRGRHLVASVGIAAVTGAGIGFLLGTALAEARSGSAAPVAAAVAARTAPAPVLPVQFRSAAAALSSDEANNIEIYQKYNEGVVNISALMAEHHWFLNAVPRYGSGAGSGTVIDREGHILTNYHVVGGAREVSVTLAGGEERDGRVIGVDPENDLAVIKLDPRGLHLTVIPFGRSADLLVGQKVLAIGNPFALSRTLTTGVVSGLGRPVRADSGAIIQEMIQTDASVNPGNSGGPLLNSRGEMIGITTTIISPSGGSVGIGFAVPIDTARRVLPELIRHGEVRRGWIDVRPVQLFPRLVRQLNLPVERGILVSEAIAGGNAAAAGLRGGDQPVRWGRSVFRVGGDIIVAVDGTATDTIADLFNALEDNKPGDRVEVVYQRGARRRATTVVLSRRARHVQEYFS; translated from the coding sequence ATGGGATCGCACCGTGGCCGGCACCTTGTGGCGAGCGTCGGCATCGCCGCCGTAACCGGAGCCGGCATCGGGTTCCTGCTTGGCACGGCGCTCGCCGAAGCGCGCTCCGGGAGCGCTGCCCCGGTGGCTGCGGCGGTGGCCGCTCGCACCGCGCCGGCGCCGGTCCTGCCGGTGCAGTTCCGCTCTGCCGCAGCCGCCCTTTCGAGCGACGAAGCCAACAACATCGAGATCTACCAGAAGTACAACGAGGGAGTGGTCAACATCTCCGCCCTGATGGCCGAGCATCACTGGTTCCTGAACGCGGTGCCGCGGTACGGGTCGGGCGCCGGATCCGGCACCGTGATCGACCGGGAGGGCCACATTCTGACCAACTACCACGTGGTGGGCGGCGCCCGCGAGGTGAGCGTGACCCTGGCCGGCGGCGAGGAGCGCGACGGAAGGGTGATTGGCGTCGACCCGGAAAACGACCTTGCGGTGATCAAGCTCGATCCGCGCGGGCTGCATCTCACGGTGATCCCGTTCGGCCGCTCGGCCGATCTGCTGGTGGGCCAGAAGGTGCTGGCCATCGGCAATCCCTTCGCCCTCAGCCGCACCCTGACCACCGGCGTGGTATCGGGGCTCGGCAGGCCGGTGCGAGCCGACAGCGGTGCGATCATCCAGGAGATGATCCAGACCGACGCGTCGGTGAATCCCGGCAACTCCGGCGGCCCGCTGCTCAACTCGCGGGGCGAGATGATCGGCATCACGACCACCATCATCTCGCCGTCCGGCGGCTCGGTCGGGATCGGTTTCGCGGTGCCGATCGACACGGCGCGGCGCGTGCTCCCGGAGCTGATTCGCCATGGCGAGGTGCGGCGCGGCTGGATCGACGTGCGGCCGGTGCAACTGTTCCCGCGCCTGGTTCGGCAGTTGAACCTGCCGGTGGAGCGCGGCATTCTCGTGTCCGAGGCAATCGCCGGCGGCAACGCCGCGGCCGCCGGCCTGCGCGGCGGCGATCAGCCGGTACGCTGGGGGCGCTCGGTATTCCGCGTCGGCGGCGACATCATCGTTGCCGTGGACGGCACCGCCACCGACACCATCGCCGATCTGTTCAACGCGCTCGAGGACAACAAGCCGGGCGACCGCGTCGAGGTCGTATACCAGCGCGGCGCGCGGCGTCGAGCCACCACGGTCGTGCTGAGCCGCCGCGCGCGGCACGTTCAGGAGTACTTCTCATAG
- a CDS encoding YifB family Mg chelatase-like AAA ATPase codes for MRALVFGHAPFGVDGDLVAVEVDLRRGIPGVDIVGLPDDAVRESRERVRVAIRNSGFQFPRDRVLVNLSPAGVRKVGAAYDLPLALAILVASGQVPAPRVPVVACGELNLAGAVHPVSGILTAVTAGAEAGHSWFLVPSGNRREAAALGVGTVMGVDSLTDAVAAMAQAVAPAAARPDAGAAAHNAAAEGPSPWRRELGEITDIRGQSVLKRALAVTAAGGHHLLVFGPPGSGKTMAGHRLVGLLPPLPRHEALAVTQIHSVAGSLPVDAGLLRWPPFRAPHHSASPEGIVGGGRLLRPGEVSLAHHGVLMLDEAPEFSRPLLQCLREPLETGFVNVVRAGRTANFPSSFQLVMTANPCPCGNLGRRHAACICSTTEVKHYWKRLGGALLDRIDIRVPVSDAPPTELLGPGGEHPGDYLLAVRDARVRQQQRYRGCQWRLNARLPPREVDRYCELGEPEIRTLERGMRHARLSSRALHSVIKLSRTVADLDGCDRIAVAHVHEALQYRRYGDVDIYWHYD; via the coding sequence TTGCGTGCATTGGTCTTTGGCCACGCCCCGTTCGGCGTGGATGGTGATCTGGTGGCGGTGGAGGTCGACCTGCGCCGCGGCATTCCGGGCGTCGACATCGTCGGCCTGCCCGATGATGCGGTACGGGAGTCGCGCGAGCGGGTCCGGGTGGCGATTCGCAACAGCGGTTTTCAGTTCCCGCGCGACCGGGTGCTGGTCAACCTGTCGCCGGCCGGGGTGCGCAAGGTCGGCGCCGCCTACGACCTGCCGCTGGCGCTGGCCATATTGGTCGCCTCCGGCCAAGTGCCCGCGCCGCGGGTGCCGGTGGTGGCATGCGGCGAGCTGAACCTGGCCGGCGCGGTGCACCCGGTGAGCGGCATCCTGACCGCGGTGACGGCCGGCGCAGAGGCCGGCCACTCCTGGTTCCTGGTGCCGTCGGGTAACCGGCGGGAAGCGGCGGCGCTCGGCGTGGGCACGGTGATGGGCGTGGACAGCCTCACCGACGCGGTCGCCGCCATGGCCCAGGCGGTTGCGCCGGCGGCGGCGCGACCGGATGCCGGCGCAGCCGCGCACAACGCCGCCGCCGAAGGGCCGTCGCCGTGGCGCCGGGAGTTGGGAGAGATCACCGACATCCGCGGCCAGAGCGTTCTGAAGCGTGCGCTCGCGGTGACGGCCGCCGGCGGCCATCACCTGCTGGTGTTCGGCCCGCCCGGCAGCGGCAAGACCATGGCCGGGCACCGTTTGGTGGGCCTGTTGCCTCCGCTGCCGCGGCACGAGGCGCTGGCGGTGACGCAGATCCACTCGGTGGCCGGCAGCTTGCCGGTGGATGCCGGCCTGCTGCGCTGGCCGCCGTTTCGTGCCCCGCATCACAGCGCGTCGCCGGAGGGGATCGTCGGCGGCGGCCGCTTGCTGCGGCCCGGCGAGGTGTCGCTGGCCCACCACGGCGTACTGATGCTCGACGAGGCACCGGAATTCTCGCGCCCGCTGCTCCAGTGCCTGCGCGAACCGCTGGAGACCGGGTTCGTCAACGTGGTGCGCGCCGGCCGGACCGCGAACTTCCCCTCCTCCTTCCAACTGGTGATGACGGCCAACCCGTGCCCGTGCGGCAACCTGGGCCGCCGTCACGCCGCCTGCATCTGCTCGACCACCGAGGTCAAGCACTACTGGAAGCGGCTCGGCGGCGCGCTGCTCGACCGCATCGACATTCGCGTCCCGGTGAGCGATGCGCCGCCGACCGAGCTGCTCGGCCCGGGTGGCGAACACCCTGGCGACTACCTGCTGGCGGTCCGCGACGCCCGCGTCCGCCAGCAGCAGCGCTATCGCGGCTGTCAGTGGCGGCTGAACGCGCGCCTGCCGCCGCGCGAGGTGGACCGCTACTGCGAACTCGGGGAGCCCGAAATCCGCACGCTCGAACGCGGCATGCGTCACGCGCGGCTCTCCTCCCGCGCGCTGCACTCGGTGATCAAGCTGTCCCGCACGGTCGCCGACCTGGACGGCTGCGACCGGATCGCGGTGGCGCACGTCCACGAGGCGCTGCAGTACCGCCGCTACGGCGACGTCGACATCTACTGGCACTACGACTGA
- the rnhA gene encoding ribonuclease HI, whose translation MHKTTTPQQRPRRRPVIEAFTDGGCLGNPGPGGWAFHLTLAPGRVLEDSGAAAATTNNRMELIAVIQALRAARDLPEAASAEVVVFTDSTYVQQGITSWIRRWRANGWLTAAKQPVKNAKLWRVLDQVASDTGAQFRWVRGHAGDPRNERCHALVQAAIAADRDHAGRG comes from the coding sequence ATGCACAAGACGACCACCCCCCAGCAACGGCCGCGGCGGCGGCCAGTGATCGAAGCGTTCACCGACGGCGGCTGCCTCGGCAACCCCGGCCCCGGCGGCTGGGCGTTCCACCTCACGCTCGCGCCGGGGCGCGTGCTCGAAGACTCCGGTGCGGCCGCCGCCACCACCAACAACCGCATGGAGCTGATCGCCGTGATCCAAGCGCTACGCGCCGCGCGCGACCTGCCGGAGGCGGCCTCCGCGGAGGTGGTGGTGTTCACCGACTCCACCTACGTGCAGCAGGGCATTACCTCGTGGATACGCCGCTGGCGGGCGAACGGCTGGCTCACCGCAGCCAAGCAGCCGGTGAAGAATGCCAAGCTGTGGCGGGTGCTCGACCAGGTGGCGTCGGACACGGGGGCGCAGTTCCGCTGGGTTCGCGGGCACGCCGGCGACCCGCGCAACGAGCGCTGTCATGCCCTCGTGCAGGCTGCCATTGCAGCCGACCGGGACCACGCCGGCCGCGGCTAG
- the rpsU gene encoding 30S ribosomal protein S21 — protein MAHVTVGEDELLEKALKRFKRMVEKEGIVREWKRREYFEKPSTVRNKKRKALERKRLKKQRKLTALKKY, from the coding sequence ATCGCACATGTAACCGTCGGCGAGGACGAACTGCTCGAGAAAGCGCTGAAGCGCTTCAAACGCATGGTGGAGAAGGAGGGCATCGTTCGCGAATGGAAGCGGCGCGAGTATTTCGAGAAGCCCTCGACGGTGCGCAACAAGAAGCGCAAGGCCCTTGAGCGCAAGCGGCTGAAGAAACAGCGCAAGCTCACCGCCCTCAAGAAGTACTAG
- a CDS encoding M23 family metallopeptidase codes for MIRRLLRTLAAGAAAAGACLPGLPAVAQPAALEPVIGPDGAPFVERGWSAWQRPGTRHRFEDGRLALIAGLLIRTPAGAPPPAPLLSTPREVVPGAPLRVYLAAAQPLSGVRVSVRTAAGNLVSARAFAAHRGTAGDRYDRLWVAVLGIPSTAEPGIGQLLVAGAGGPESVAAEVPVLQAAEPLFIGTRRFAEEEIPLRKGLGELRRRDDPERVEQARELWRLLGTWRPVDDGHAGRLQYPLVGARRSAGFGDRRLYRYDDNSTDRSIHNGVDFAAPEGTVVVAAGAGTVVMARFRIITGLTVVIEHLPAVYSLYYHLSRLNVALGERVEPGTALGAVGSTGLATGPHLHWEVRAAGVAVDPDVLVTTPLVDIPDDLGTLFP; via the coding sequence GTGATCCGGCGACTCCTGCGCACCCTGGCGGCGGGCGCCGCCGCCGCAGGGGCCTGCCTGCCGGGCCTGCCCGCGGTCGCGCAACCGGCGGCGCTGGAGCCGGTGATCGGCCCCGACGGCGCGCCGTTCGTGGAGCGCGGCTGGTCCGCGTGGCAGCGCCCCGGTACGCGCCATCGGTTCGAGGACGGCCGCCTGGCGCTGATTGCCGGGCTGCTGATACGCACCCCGGCCGGTGCGCCGCCACCGGCACCGCTGCTGAGCACCCCGCGCGAGGTCGTTCCGGGTGCACCGCTGCGGGTCTACCTGGCCGCCGCGCAGCCGCTGTCCGGCGTGCGGGTAAGCGTGCGGACGGCCGCGGGTAACCTGGTATCCGCCCGCGCCTTCGCCGCCCACCGGGGCACCGCGGGCGATCGGTACGACCGTCTGTGGGTCGCGGTGCTCGGCATCCCCAGTACTGCGGAGCCGGGTATCGGCCAACTGCTGGTAGCCGGAGCGGGCGGCCCCGAGTCGGTCGCGGCGGAGGTGCCCGTGCTGCAGGCCGCCGAGCCCCTGTTCATCGGCACCCGCCGCTTCGCCGAAGAGGAGATACCCCTGCGCAAGGGGCTCGGGGAGTTGCGCCGCCGCGACGACCCGGAGCGCGTCGAGCAGGCGCGCGAACTGTGGCGCCTGCTCGGTACCTGGCGGCCGGTCGACGACGGCCACGCGGGCAGGTTGCAGTACCCGTTGGTGGGCGCCCGGCGCAGCGCCGGGTTCGGCGACCGGCGGCTGTACCGCTATGACGACAACAGCACCGATCGCTCCATACACAACGGCGTCGACTTCGCGGCGCCGGAGGGCACCGTGGTGGTGGCAGCCGGCGCGGGCACGGTGGTAATGGCCAGGTTCCGCATCATCACGGGTCTTACCGTGGTGATCGAGCATCTGCCGGCGGTGTACTCGCTGTACTACCACCTGTCCCGGCTCAACGTGGCCCTCGGCGAGCGGGTCGAGCCGGGCACCGCGCTCGGAGCGGTCGGCAGCACGGGGCTGGCCACCGGACCGCACCTGCACTGGGAAGTGCGTGCCGCAGGGGTCGCGGTCGACCCCGATGTCCTGGTTACCACACCGTTGGTTGACATACCGGACGATTTGGGTACTTTATTTCCCTGA